From one Paenibacillus terrae HPL-003 genomic stretch:
- the bshA gene encoding N-acetyl-alpha-D-glucosaminyl L-malate synthase BshA translates to MNDKLKIGITCYPSLGGSGVVATELGKLLAEKGHEVHFIANSIPFRLGGAFQKNIFYHEVEVNDYYVFRYPPYDLSLATKMAQVAQMKNLDVLHVHYAVPHAVCAYLAKEMVGDHLKVVTTLHGTDITVLAQDESLKDLIRLAINKSDAVTAVSKDLIRETIDALEITRPIDLTYNFVDKRVYYPRDAAALRRDFAQPSEKIMMHISNFRPVKRVGDVLDIFERVQRKVPAKLLLVGEGPDLPKIRCKIESLGLQDKVFFLGKQDQIAEVISMADVLLLPSEKESFGLVALEAMACGVPTIGSEAGGVPELVVHGSTGYLAEIGNTEAMAEYAVQLLSDEAMAERFREACLVRARTVFCDKLITRQYEEIYYRVLGREVPDLKPISV, encoded by the coding sequence TTGAATGACAAATTGAAAATTGGAATTACCTGTTACCCGTCGCTGGGTGGCTCCGGCGTAGTGGCCACAGAGCTGGGCAAGTTGCTGGCCGAAAAAGGGCATGAGGTCCATTTTATTGCCAACAGCATTCCGTTCAGATTAGGCGGGGCATTCCAAAAAAATATTTTTTATCATGAGGTTGAAGTTAACGATTATTACGTGTTCAGATATCCGCCCTATGATCTGTCGCTGGCGACCAAAATGGCTCAGGTTGCACAAATGAAAAATTTGGATGTACTCCATGTTCATTATGCCGTACCGCATGCGGTATGTGCTTATTTGGCCAAAGAAATGGTGGGCGACCATCTCAAAGTGGTAACCACGCTTCACGGCACGGATATTACGGTGTTGGCGCAGGATGAATCGTTGAAGGATCTTATCCGCCTGGCGATCAACAAAAGTGACGCGGTAACAGCGGTTTCCAAGGATTTGATTCGGGAGACGATAGATGCGCTGGAGATTACACGCCCTATTGATTTGACCTACAATTTTGTGGATAAACGAGTGTATTATCCGCGGGATGCAGCTGCGCTGCGGAGAGATTTTGCCCAGCCCAGTGAAAAGATTATGATGCACATTTCAAACTTCCGTCCGGTCAAAAGAGTGGGAGACGTGCTAGATATATTTGAAAGAGTGCAACGAAAAGTACCTGCAAAGCTGCTGCTGGTTGGAGAAGGACCAGACCTCCCCAAAATTCGCTGCAAAATCGAAAGCTTGGGCTTGCAGGATAAGGTGTTCTTTTTAGGCAAGCAAGATCAGATCGCTGAAGTGATTTCCATGGCGGATGTGCTGCTGCTTCCATCGGAAAAAGAAAGCTTTGGACTGGTTGCGCTGGAAGCGATGGCTTGTGGAGTGCCAACGATTGGTTCCGAGGCAGGAGGAGTGCCTGAGCTGGTTGTTCACGGGAGTACAGGTTATCTTGCTGAAATCGGCAATACCGAGGCGATGGCGGAATATGCGGTGCAGCTGTTATCGGACGAAGCGATGGCAGAGCGTTTTCGTGAAGCCTGTCTGGTGCGGGCTCGTACCGTATTCTGTGATAAGCTGATTACCCGTCAATATGAAGAAATATATTACCGTGTGTTGGGACGCGAGGTGCCGGATCTTAAACCGATCAGCGTTTAA
- the bshB1 gene encoding bacillithiol biosynthesis deacetylase BshB1: MTLDILIFGAHADDAEIGMGGTIAKHTAAGLRVGVCDLTRAEMSSNGDVDTRMAEAEDASKVLGLAVRTNLGLPDRGLYVTSENVAAVTTEIRRHAPKVVFAPYWEDRHPDHVMCSKLVEEAVFNAKLRRFMPEQPAVLVEQLFFYFINDIGRTDLIVDITEHYGAKEQALLSYASQFQAAPGKNTVSTPLNQGYVERVKARDSLLGQRKLIPYAEGFASKTPHLVKLFT; this comes from the coding sequence ATGACGCTGGACATATTGATTTTTGGAGCCCATGCCGATGATGCTGAAATTGGTATGGGAGGCACGATTGCCAAGCATACAGCCGCTGGTTTAAGGGTGGGTGTATGTGATTTGACGCGTGCGGAAATGTCATCCAATGGCGATGTAGATACCCGTATGGCAGAAGCCGAGGACGCTTCAAAAGTGTTGGGCCTTGCTGTGCGGACGAATCTGGGACTGCCTGATCGCGGTTTGTACGTGACATCTGAGAATGTAGCCGCAGTGACCACGGAAATTCGGCGTCATGCGCCGAAAGTCGTATTTGCTCCCTACTGGGAGGATCGACACCCGGATCATGTCATGTGTAGCAAGCTGGTAGAAGAAGCGGTATTTAACGCCAAGTTACGTCGATTTATGCCGGAACAGCCTGCGGTACTGGTCGAGCAGTTATTTTTTTATTTCATTAATGATATCGGCAGAACGGATCTGATCGTGGACATCACGGAGCATTATGGAGCCAAGGAGCAGGCATTGTTGAGCTATGCATCCCAATTTCAGGCTGCCCCGGGTAAAAACACGGTATCCACGCCATTAAACCAGGGGTATGTCGAGCGTGTAAAGGCCCGGGATTCGTTGTTGGGTCAGCGTAAGCTGATTCCGTATGCAGAGGGCTTTGCGTCCAAAACGCCGCATCTGGTTAAGCTATTCACATAA
- the mgsA gene encoding methylglyoxal synthase has product MLKIAFIAHDRKKDEIVNFVTAYEHVFTDHQLFSTGTTGLRIMEQTKLQIHRFMSGPLGGDQQIGALVAQNEMDMIIFLRDPLMAQPHEPDISALLRLCDVQGIPLATNVATAEILVKALDRGDFAWRELVHKYKPGIDQQDDIK; this is encoded by the coding sequence ATGTTAAAGATTGCATTTATAGCGCATGATCGTAAAAAGGATGAAATAGTTAATTTTGTAACGGCATATGAGCATGTGTTTACAGACCATCAATTGTTTTCAACAGGTACGACAGGTCTGCGCATTATGGAACAAACGAAGCTTCAAATTCACCGTTTCATGTCAGGACCGCTCGGAGGGGACCAGCAAATTGGAGCCTTGGTTGCGCAAAACGAAATGGATATGATTATATTCTTGCGTGACCCGTTAATGGCACAGCCGCATGAGCCGGATATTAGTGCGCTGCTGCGTCTGTGCGACGTGCAGGGTATTCCTTTGGCGACCAACGTCGCTACTGCTGAAATATTGGTCAAGGCGCTGGACCGGGGCGATTTTGCTTGGCGTGAGCTGGTACATAAATATAAACCAGGCATTGATCAGCAGGATGATATAAAATGA
- the dapB gene encoding 4-hydroxy-tetrahydrodipicolinate reductase, giving the protein MPEQIKVAVVGSAGRMGREVVKLVLQDEELRLVAAVNRTHAGSDAGLLVGLPEAGVAIVEDVEQALLDSRPDVMVDFTGPRFAYTHTALAIKHGVRPVIGTTGFTPEQIEELDKQCREQHIGGLIAPNFSIGVILMMRFAAQAAKYFPHLEIIEYHGDQKLDAPSGTAIKTAELIAEQRQELRQGNPEEEEIFEGSRGGYYQGFRIHSVRLPGVFAQQEVIFGGFGQSLKIRQDSYERAGYMPGVKIGIQKVMEQPGLVYGFEHYID; this is encoded by the coding sequence ATGCCAGAGCAAATAAAAGTGGCTGTCGTTGGATCAGCTGGTCGTATGGGCCGTGAGGTTGTCAAATTGGTTCTCCAGGATGAAGAGCTTCGGCTGGTAGCTGCAGTAAACAGAACGCATGCCGGCAGTGATGCCGGCCTTCTCGTCGGACTTCCGGAAGCGGGCGTCGCTATTGTAGAGGATGTGGAGCAAGCTTTGCTGGATAGTCGCCCGGATGTCATGGTCGATTTTACAGGTCCTCGTTTTGCATACACACATACAGCGCTTGCTATCAAGCATGGCGTTCGTCCTGTTATCGGGACAACGGGATTTACACCGGAGCAGATTGAAGAACTGGACAAGCAGTGCCGGGAACAGCACATTGGCGGTCTGATTGCGCCTAACTTTTCAATAGGAGTTATTTTGATGATGCGGTTTGCGGCTCAAGCTGCTAAATACTTCCCTCATTTGGAGATTATCGAATATCACGGCGACCAAAAATTGGACGCGCCATCGGGAACGGCAATTAAGACCGCAGAACTGATCGCTGAGCAGCGTCAGGAGCTGCGTCAAGGGAATCCGGAGGAGGAAGAAATATTCGAAGGATCACGTGGCGGCTACTACCAGGGGTTCCGTATCCACAGTGTCCGTCTTCCCGGTGTATTCGCACAGCAGGAAGTTATTTTTGGAGGATTTGGACAATCCCTCAAAATTCGTCAGGACTCCTACGAACGGGCAGGCTACATGCCCGGCGTTAAAATCGGCATTCAAAAGGTAATGGAGCAACCTGGACTTGTATATGGTTTTGAGCATTACATTGATTAA
- a CDS encoding tetratricopeptide repeat protein has product MKAEEYVQKAYQCILQNDFEQAVEWFEKAISAQPDHAEHYFRCSVTYARSGRIEQALAYAGDAVRLAPEQDEYVLHLHTLEARQQTEKARKMLDVDRATPQVRRDAILLLERAIALDPLCGDAFMLLALVYDEMNEYKLAVQAAREAAALFPHNEQLANLMKKLCQQMNEQI; this is encoded by the coding sequence ATGAAGGCGGAGGAATACGTTCAGAAAGCTTATCAGTGTATTTTACAGAACGATTTTGAGCAGGCCGTGGAATGGTTTGAAAAAGCGATTTCCGCCCAGCCTGATCATGCGGAGCATTATTTCCGCTGTTCGGTAACCTATGCCCGCAGTGGGCGGATAGAGCAGGCGCTTGCTTATGCAGGCGATGCAGTTCGTCTGGCTCCGGAGCAGGATGAATATGTGCTGCATTTGCACACGCTGGAGGCCAGACAGCAGACGGAGAAAGCCAGAAAAATGCTGGATGTCGACAGAGCTACGCCACAGGTGCGCAGAGATGCAATCCTGCTGCTGGAACGGGCGATTGCCCTTGATCCGCTATGTGGTGACGCTTTTATGCTGCTTGCATTGGTTTATGATGAAATGAACGAATATAAGCTGGCTGTGCAGGCTGCTCGTGAAGCGGCTGCGTTGTTTCCTCACAATGAACAGCTTGCCAATCTCATGAAGAAGTTATGCCAGCAAATGAATGAACAGATCTAA
- a CDS encoding nucleotide pyrophosphohydrolase, which produces MEKSLDEIQREVDQYISQFKEGYFSPLAMLARMSEEVGELAREVNHSFGEKPKKTDEADNSIELELGDILFITVCFANSLGINLTDAHDKVMHKFNTRDANRWTQKDTD; this is translated from the coding sequence ATGGAAAAATCGCTTGATGAAATTCAACGTGAGGTAGACCAGTATATTTCCCAGTTCAAAGAAGGATATTTCAGCCCACTGGCAATGCTGGCCCGGATGTCCGAGGAAGTCGGGGAGCTGGCCAGAGAAGTCAATCATTCCTTTGGCGAAAAACCGAAAAAAACGGATGAGGCCGACAATTCGATTGAGCTGGAACTGGGAGACATTTTGTTCATCACGGTTTGCTTTGCAAACTCGCTTGGAATTAATTTGACCGATGCTCATGATAAGGTCATGCATAAATTTAACACACGTGACGCGAATCGCTGGACCCAAAAGGACACCGATTAG
- a CDS encoding YitT family protein, giving the protein MRTSKSIEQLKIILPIVLGTAIYAFGLLYFIIPSKLMEGGITGITLLLNYAFSISPSLSTLLLNIPLFLIGWKMLGGKQIIYTGVGIGALTFFLWLFEKMIHLGWMGTFQTEHDFILSSLYAGVTLGAGLGIVFRFGGTTGGSDIIARILNRKFGWSMGRILLVIDIVIIGASLLYIPKEKILYTLVAVFIASKIIDFIQEGAYSARAFMIISDHTMDIVDIITRDMDRGVTIIPAVGAFSKQTKHVAYCVVSRQEIRRLHQIVKSVDPRAFIIIQDVHDVHGEGFKEE; this is encoded by the coding sequence ATGAGAACATCCAAGTCTATTGAACAGCTTAAAATCATTTTACCCATTGTGCTCGGCACTGCTATTTATGCATTCGGCCTGCTTTATTTCATTATACCCAGCAAGCTGATGGAAGGCGGCATCACCGGTATCACCCTCCTGCTGAACTATGCTTTCTCGATATCTCCATCCCTCTCCACATTGCTCCTGAACATTCCTTTATTTTTAATTGGATGGAAAATGCTTGGCGGCAAGCAAATTATTTATACTGGAGTCGGTATTGGGGCGCTCACTTTTTTTCTGTGGTTGTTTGAAAAAATGATTCATCTCGGGTGGATGGGCACATTTCAGACTGAGCACGATTTTATACTTTCTTCATTATATGCCGGGGTTACGCTCGGGGCAGGATTGGGCATCGTATTCCGGTTTGGTGGTACCACCGGCGGGTCGGATATTATCGCCCGTATTTTGAACCGGAAGTTTGGCTGGAGTATGGGGAGAATTTTGCTGGTGATTGATATCGTCATCATCGGTGCATCGCTGCTGTACATACCCAAGGAAAAAATCCTGTATACGCTGGTCGCTGTGTTCATCGCGTCCAAGATTATTGATTTTATACAGGAAGGAGCCTATTCAGCCAGAGCCTTCATGATTATCAGTGACCATACGATGGATATTGTGGACATCATTACACGGGATATGGATCGCGGTGTTACTATCATTCCGGCTGTGGGGGCATTTTCCAAACAGACCAAGCATGTTGCATACTGTGTGGTGTCCCGTCAGGAAATACGGCGTTTGCATCAAATTGTGAAGTCGGTTGATCCGCGAGCGTTCATCATCATTCAGGATGTACATGATGTACACGGGGAGGGCTTCAAAGAGGAATAG
- a CDS encoding sporulation protein YpjB, with protein sequence MVWSQAFRGVLRVVSGVVLSIVLLLSVCFPPGIAEARDQPKSTSNAKEIEELDRAAAMLYRDVMDGNIEKARADVAEVSRWFSTGQVQAALSVEAIHALSGSILEVQQATQSVQASPDEWVKAAANLRLAADAIAHPRQPLWQQYYKILKEDISGLNSQFAKGNMKGFAAGATVLEDHYETIRTAALISGKTTEVVRAESWISYVKGLGNQKNVDASAIRGALEQGNPTFNALFGREKDATALAPFIPHESERRAELAIGLMILLTLAYVGYRKYRSGFSN encoded by the coding sequence ATGGTTTGGAGTCAGGCGTTTCGTGGTGTGCTGCGTGTCGTTTCGGGAGTTGTGTTGTCTATAGTCTTGTTGCTTTCCGTTTGTTTCCCTCCGGGCATTGCGGAAGCGCGGGATCAGCCCAAGTCCACCAGTAATGCAAAGGAAATAGAGGAACTGGATCGTGCGGCTGCGATGTTGTACCGGGATGTAATGGATGGGAATATTGAAAAAGCTCGCGCCGATGTAGCGGAGGTAAGCCGATGGTTCAGTACGGGTCAGGTACAGGCTGCACTGTCTGTGGAGGCCATTCACGCTCTGTCCGGCAGCATTCTTGAGGTACAGCAAGCTACACAATCCGTGCAGGCATCGCCGGATGAATGGGTGAAGGCCGCTGCCAATTTGCGACTTGCGGCAGATGCGATTGCACATCCGCGCCAGCCATTATGGCAGCAGTATTATAAAATTTTAAAAGAAGATATTAGCGGCTTAAATAGCCAGTTTGCTAAAGGAAATATGAAAGGTTTCGCCGCCGGGGCAACTGTGCTGGAGGATCATTATGAGACGATCCGGACGGCAGCGTTGATCAGCGGTAAAACAACAGAGGTTGTTCGAGCAGAATCATGGATTTCTTACGTTAAAGGATTGGGAAATCAGAAAAATGTGGATGCTTCAGCGATTAGAGGGGCACTAGAGCAGGGAAACCCGACGTTTAATGCCTTGTTTGGACGTGAAAAAGACGCTACCGCGCTGGCGCCATTCATACCGCATGAAAGCGAGCGACGAGCAGAACTGGCAATCGGCCTGATGATCCTGCTGACACTTGCTTATGTGGGCTACCGTAAATATCGATCCGGTTTCTCCAATTAA